The following proteins are co-located in the Ensifer sp. WSM1721 genome:
- a CDS encoding DUF2853 family protein: MSDYLADVQKYDSAADEAVVNKIVRHLGIALRNKDSALVSASDPKELERVKEKWCEKKLGVDGAEADAAIAAAAKAMADDRSKSRVTFYYLVAKHLGKLQAL; this comes from the coding sequence ATGAGCGATTATCTCGCAGACGTGCAGAAATACGACAGCGCCGCCGACGAAGCAGTTGTCAACAAAATCGTGCGCCATCTTGGCATAGCCCTTCGCAACAAGGATTCCGCCCTCGTTTCCGCGTCGGATCCCAAGGAACTCGAGCGCGTCAAGGAAAAATGGTGCGAGAAGAAGCTCGGCGTAGATGGGGCCGAGGCGGATGCGGCGATTGCGGCGGCCGCCAAGGCGATGGCGGATGACCGCTCGAAGTCGCGCGTGACCTTCTACTATCTGGTCGCCAAGCATCTCGGCAAGCTTCAGGCGCTTTGA
- a CDS encoding ribbon-helix-helix domain-containing protein: MEKIVKHSATLHGHRTSFTLEEPFWRELKAIAKDRGIPLARLIAEIDDGRGPDGNLSSALRVYVLAWVKARADGEATS; encoded by the coding sequence ATGGAAAAAATCGTCAAGCACTCGGCGACATTGCACGGACACCGCACCAGCTTCACGCTTGAGGAGCCGTTTTGGCGGGAGCTGAAGGCAATCGCCAAGGACCGCGGCATACCGCTCGCGCGGCTCATTGCCGAAATCGACGACGGCCGCGGTCCTGACGGGAATCTCTCCTCAGCCTTGCGCGTCTATGTTCTCGCCTGGGTTAAGGCGCGTGCCGATGGCGAAGCTACGTCCTGA
- the hflC gene encoding protease modulator HflC, protein MINNRSSIILIVLAAALVIIYSSVFVVTERQQAIVVRFGEIRAVKNEPGLYFKLPFAFMDADRVQYVEDQALRFDLDNIRVQVSGGKFYEVDAFVVYRIADARRFRETVSGDRESAEARLRTRLDASLRRVYGLRGFEAALSDERASMMREVRTDLRADAESLGLNIEDVRIRRTDLTQEVSQQTFDRMKAERLAEAELIRARGNEEGQRRRAIADRQVVEIVAEAQRDSEILRGEGEAERTGIFADAFTRDPGFFEFYRSMAAYAQSIGNPDTTVVLSPHSEFFRYFNSADGATPPAPPAAPTAPATGD, encoded by the coding sequence ATGATCAACAATCGCAGTTCAATCATCCTGATCGTCCTGGCGGCGGCTCTCGTCATAATCTATTCGTCGGTATTCGTGGTCACCGAGCGCCAGCAGGCGATCGTCGTGCGCTTCGGCGAGATCCGCGCCGTGAAGAACGAGCCGGGCCTTTATTTCAAGCTTCCCTTCGCCTTCATGGACGCCGACCGCGTGCAATATGTCGAGGACCAGGCGCTCCGCTTCGATCTCGACAATATCCGCGTGCAGGTTTCCGGCGGAAAGTTCTACGAGGTCGACGCCTTCGTGGTCTACCGGATCGCAGACGCCCGCCGCTTCCGCGAAACGGTTTCGGGCGATCGCGAGTCAGCCGAAGCGCGCCTTCGCACGCGTCTTGATGCTTCGCTTCGCCGCGTCTACGGCCTCCGCGGCTTCGAAGCGGCTCTTTCGGATGAACGCGCTTCGATGATGCGCGAGGTGCGGACCGACCTCAGGGCGGACGCGGAGTCGCTCGGCCTGAATATCGAGGACGTGCGCATCCGTCGCACCGATCTGACCCAGGAAGTCTCGCAGCAGACCTTCGACCGGATGAAGGCCGAGCGTCTCGCCGAAGCCGAACTGATCCGTGCACGCGGCAATGAAGAGGGCCAACGCCGGCGCGCCATCGCCGATCGCCAGGTGGTGGAGATCGTCGCTGAAGCCCAGCGCGATTCGGAAATCCTTCGAGGCGAGGGCGAGGCTGAACGGACGGGGATTTTTGCGGACGCCTTCACACGCGATCCCGGCTTCTTCGAATTCTACCGCTCAATGGCAGCCTATGCGCAGTCGATCGGCAATCCGGACACAACCGTGGTGTTGTCGCCGCATTCGGAATTCTTCCGTTATTTCAACAGCGCAGATGGGGCGACGCCACCGGCGCCGCCAGCCGCGCCAACGGCGCCTGCCACCGGAGATTGA
- a CDS encoding DUF2065 domain-containing protein translates to MSDFLTGFAFFLIIEGLVYALAPLVLVELAKRLPYVPEHQLRMAGLTSVAVGVGLVWLLRG, encoded by the coding sequence ATGTCCGATTTCCTGACCGGGTTTGCATTTTTCCTGATCATCGAGGGGCTGGTGTACGCACTGGCCCCTTTGGTTCTTGTAGAATTGGCGAAACGTTTGCCGTATGTCCCTGAGCATCAGCTCCGAATGGCCGGATTGACATCGGTGGCCGTTGGCGTCGGACTAGTTTGGTTGCTTCGAGGATAA
- a CDS encoding DUF2267 domain-containing protein, whose product MSATGLDVFDKTLQTTNIWLGEIMEHHGPDRKVAWHILNVVLRALRDRLPPEVAAHLGAELPLLVRGAYYDQYRPNHQPDKATRSLDEFLATIADGLKNTRPVNPTEAAKAVFRVLARHVDLGQTKKVRDTLPKEIRALWPDSVGAGG is encoded by the coding sequence ATGAGCGCGACAGGTCTCGACGTCTTCGACAAAACTCTGCAAACGACCAATATCTGGCTCGGCGAAATCATGGAGCATCACGGGCCCGACCGAAAAGTGGCGTGGCACATTCTGAATGTCGTGCTGCGGGCGTTGCGGGACAGGCTCCCCCCGGAAGTCGCCGCCCATCTCGGCGCGGAACTACCCCTGCTCGTTCGAGGCGCCTATTACGATCAATACCGCCCCAACCATCAGCCGGATAAGGCAACCCGCTCACTCGACGAGTTTCTCGCCACGATCGCGGACGGACTGAAGAATACGCGGCCGGTCAACCCGACCGAGGCGGCGAAAGCAGTCTTCCGGGTGCTGGCGCGGCACGTCGACCTTGGCCAGACGAAAAAAGTACGCGACACCTTACCGAAAGAAATCCGGGCTCTTTGGCCCGACAGCGTTGGCGCAGGTGGATAG
- a CDS encoding glutathione S-transferase family protein: MLTLIHAPLSRSSRIIWLLEELGAEYEIRYVDIRRWDGSGGPDENNPHPHKQVPALLHDGTLIWESAAVVQYLTDLFPDCSLGRPPGHPERGAYLSWLAYYAGVIEPTALAHISGVTVNNPALARLYTEMCAHVIDVLTRQPYLIGEKMSGADLLLASALQWMRKILPESEVIDRYIRVVTDRPALARAREIDSKPSGFHD, from the coding sequence ATGCTGACGTTGATCCATGCGCCCTTGTCGCGCTCGTCGCGAATTATCTGGCTGCTCGAGGAACTCGGCGCCGAATACGAAATCCGCTACGTCGATATCCGCCGCTGGGACGGATCCGGCGGACCGGACGAGAACAATCCGCATCCCCACAAGCAGGTACCGGCGCTTCTGCATGATGGAACGCTGATCTGGGAATCGGCCGCTGTCGTGCAGTATCTCACGGATCTCTTTCCGGACTGCAGTCTCGGGCGGCCGCCTGGTCATCCCGAGCGCGGCGCCTATCTTTCCTGGCTTGCCTATTACGCGGGCGTGATCGAACCGACGGCGCTTGCCCATATTTCCGGCGTCACGGTCAACAACCCAGCGCTGGCGAGGCTCTATACCGAAATGTGCGCGCATGTCATCGATGTGCTGACGCGCCAGCCCTATCTCATCGGCGAAAAGATGAGCGGGGCTGATCTTTTGCTCGCGAGCGCGCTGCAATGGATGCGCAAGATACTGCCGGAAAGCGAGGTCATCGACCGCTACATTCGGGTCGTGACCGACCGGCCCGCGCTCGCGCGGGCGCGGGAAATCGACAGCAAACCGAGCGGCTTCCATGACTGA
- a CDS encoding GNAT family N-acetyltransferase produces the protein MIICETERLRIRAWRESDRDLFAEINSDPKVMEFFPHRRSRAEADTLFDRNNRDIRETGFGFFALALRESDAPLGFCGLARTDLEPHLPDGTIEIGWRLAVPYWGEGYVTEAALALLEHGFAQRKLPEIVSFAVPANTRSIAVMKRIGMRPDPARDFDHPRVPDTHPHLKRHAVYVIAAEDWKRHADR, from the coding sequence GTGATCATCTGCGAAACGGAGCGGCTCAGAATTCGCGCTTGGCGCGAGAGCGATCGCGATCTCTTCGCCGAGATCAACAGCGATCCGAAGGTCATGGAATTCTTCCCGCACCGCCGCAGCCGTGCGGAGGCCGATACACTGTTCGACCGCAACAACCGCGACATTCGCGAGACCGGTTTCGGTTTCTTCGCGCTCGCGCTTCGCGAGAGCGACGCGCCCCTTGGCTTTTGCGGATTGGCACGCACCGACCTCGAGCCGCATCTGCCGGATGGCACGATCGAGATCGGGTGGCGCCTGGCGGTGCCTTATTGGGGCGAGGGCTACGTGACCGAGGCGGCGCTCGCCCTTCTCGAGCACGGCTTCGCTCAAAGGAAACTTCCCGAGATCGTCTCCTTCGCCGTCCCGGCAAACACCCGATCCATCGCCGTCATGAAGCGCATCGGCATGCGCCCGGACCCCGCCCGCGACTTCGATCACCCGCGCGTGCCGGACACGCATCCGCACCTGAAACGGCACGCGGTCTACGTGATTGCGGCCGAAGATTGGAAGCGCCACGCCGACCGGTGA
- the hflK gene encoding FtsH protease activity modulator HflK: MPWSNQNGGGGPWGGGGNQGPWGQGPNRPRGGRGGPPDLEEIIRRGQDQLKNVVPGGFNGGVFVIVGLLILGFILLNSIYTVQPDERGVEMRFGKPKEEISMPGLHYHFWPFETVEFVKVTEQQQNIGGRVGGQSNAGLMLSGDQNIVNVQFSVLFSVTDPKAYLFNVENPADTLQQVAESAMREVVGRRPAQDIFRDNRQAIAADVKNTIQATMDSYGAGISVNTVAIEDAAPPREVADAFDEVQRAEQDEDRFVEEANQYANQVLGKARGQGAQIREEAAAYKDRVVKEAQGEAQRFISVYDAYALAPEVTRRRLYLETMQDVLGKSKKVIIDEKNGQGVLPYLPLNEIGRPAQSGGTQ, encoded by the coding sequence ATGCCCTGGAGCAATCAGAATGGCGGCGGCGGCCCATGGGGCGGCGGCGGCAATCAGGGGCCATGGGGCCAGGGGCCCAATCGGCCGCGCGGCGGAAGAGGTGGTCCGCCGGATCTCGAAGAGATCATCCGGCGCGGCCAGGATCAGTTGAAGAACGTAGTGCCGGGAGGCTTCAACGGCGGCGTATTCGTCATCGTCGGCCTGCTGATCCTCGGTTTCATCCTGCTCAATTCGATCTACACAGTTCAGCCCGATGAACGCGGCGTCGAGATGCGCTTCGGCAAGCCGAAGGAAGAGATCTCCATGCCCGGTCTCCACTACCACTTCTGGCCGTTCGAGACCGTCGAGTTCGTCAAGGTGACTGAGCAGCAGCAGAATATCGGCGGTCGCGTCGGCGGCCAGTCCAACGCCGGGCTGATGCTGTCCGGCGACCAGAACATCGTCAACGTTCAGTTCTCGGTTCTCTTCTCCGTCACCGACCCGAAGGCCTATCTCTTCAACGTTGAGAATCCCGCCGACACGCTGCAGCAGGTTGCCGAAAGCGCCATGCGCGAGGTCGTCGGCCGGCGCCCGGCGCAGGATATCTTCCGTGACAATCGCCAGGCGATCGCCGCGGACGTGAAGAACACGATTCAGGCGACGATGGATAGTTATGGCGCCGGCATCTCGGTCAACACGGTTGCCATCGAGGATGCCGCGCCGCCGCGCGAAGTCGCCGATGCGTTCGATGAGGTGCAGCGCGCCGAACAGGACGAGGACCGCTTCGTAGAGGAAGCCAACCAGTACGCGAACCAGGTGCTCGGCAAGGCGCGCGGCCAAGGTGCGCAGATCCGTGAAGAGGCGGCCGCCTACAAGGACCGCGTCGTCAAGGAAGCCCAGGGTGAGGCGCAGCGTTTCATCTCGGTTTACGACGCCTATGCCCTGGCCCCCGAGGTCACGCGCCGGCGACTTTATCTCGAAACGATGCAGGATGTTCTAGGCAAGTCGAAGAAGGTCATTATCGACGAGAAGAACGGCCAGGGAGTGCTGCCCTATCTGCCGCTCAATGAAATCGGCAGGCCCGCGCAGTCGGGAGGTACCCAATGA
- a CDS encoding thymidylate synthase: MRQYLDLLEHVMTTGTDRGDRTGTGTRSVFGYQMRFDLSKGFPVLTTKKLHLRSIIHELLWFLKGDTNIAYLKENGVSIWDEWADERGELGPVYGYQWRSWPTPDGGHIDQIAALIEGLKTNPNSRRHIVSAWNPVLVDEMALPPCHCLFQFYVADGKLSCQLYQRSADIFLGVPFNIASYALLTMMVAQVTGLKAGDFVHTLGDAHIYHNHFEQARLQLERTPKALPRMEIDPAVKDIFSFKFEDFQLVGYEADSHIKAPVAV; this comes from the coding sequence ATGCGGCAATATCTCGATCTCCTCGAACATGTGATGACAACTGGAACCGACCGCGGCGACCGCACCGGCACCGGCACACGCTCCGTCTTCGGCTATCAGATGCGTTTCGACCTTTCGAAGGGCTTCCCGGTGCTGACCACCAAGAAGCTGCATCTGCGGTCGATCATCCACGAACTGCTGTGGTTTCTGAAAGGCGATACGAATATCGCCTATCTCAAGGAGAATGGTGTCAGTATCTGGGACGAATGGGCGGACGAAAGGGGCGAACTCGGGCCCGTCTACGGCTATCAGTGGCGATCCTGGCCGACGCCCGACGGTGGCCATATCGACCAGATCGCCGCGCTTATCGAGGGCTTGAAAACCAACCCGAACTCCCGCCGTCATATCGTTTCCGCGTGGAATCCGGTGCTTGTCGACGAAATGGCGCTGCCGCCCTGCCACTGCCTTTTCCAATTCTATGTGGCGGACGGCAAGCTCTCCTGCCAGCTCTATCAGCGTTCCGCGGACATCTTCCTCGGCGTACCGTTCAACATCGCTTCCTATGCCTTGCTGACGATGATGGTGGCGCAGGTGACCGGGCTCAAAGCCGGCGATTTCGTCCACACGCTCGGTGACGCACATATCTATCACAACCACTTCGAGCAGGCGCGGCTGCAACTCGAGAGAACGCCGAAGGCGCTGCCGAGAATGGAGATCGATCCGGCGGTCAAGGATATATTTTCCTTTAAATTCGAGGACTTTCAGCTCGTCGGCTATGAAGCCGATTCACATATCAAGGCGCCCGTCGCGGTTTGA
- a CDS encoding DUF4169 family protein: MAGDVINLRQFRKKQTRADKEKQSEQNRIAFGRSKAEKALTKALNEKAAKALDQGRLEKSPGTAAPREGSPDRKKP; encoded by the coding sequence ATGGCCGGTGACGTTATCAATCTGCGTCAGTTCCGCAAGAAGCAAACCCGGGCCGACAAAGAGAAGCAATCCGAGCAGAACCGCATCGCTTTCGGCCGCAGCAAGGCCGAGAAGGCGTTGACGAAAGCCCTGAACGAAAAGGCCGCGAAGGCACTCGATCAGGGCCGGCTGGAGAAATCACCGGGCACTGCAGCGCCGCGCGAAGGCTCTCCCGACCGCAAGAAGCCGTGA
- a CDS encoding ACT domain-containing protein, which yields MPHKLLIRLVDAEYAITRLNIGSAIPEWLPGPGFWTVSSSREEMTLVCRAARVPSSVQSSLGWRCLRIEQHFSFDVPGVLSSVLRPLSEAGVGVFANSTFSTDYVFVAGFDLEKAVQALKEHGHEITP from the coding sequence ATGCCACATAAACTGCTGATCCGGTTGGTCGATGCCGAATATGCGATTACCCGCCTGAACATCGGGTCCGCTATTCCGGAGTGGCTGCCCGGGCCGGGGTTCTGGACGGTGTCGAGTTCCCGCGAGGAGATGACGCTCGTTTGTCGCGCCGCCCGCGTCCCCTCAAGCGTGCAGAGTTCTCTCGGCTGGCGCTGCTTGCGTATCGAGCAGCATTTCAGCTTCGACGTTCCGGGCGTCCTCTCGTCGGTGCTGCGGCCGCTTTCGGAGGCGGGGGTCGGTGTCTTTGCCAATTCAACCTTCAGCACCGATTATGTCTTCGTCGCCGGCTTCGATCTTGAAAAGGCGGTGCAGGCGCTGAAGGAGCACGGACACGAAATCACCCCTTGA
- a CDS encoding SspB family protein produces MGQDHIRYDILAQDALRGVIRKVLAEVAATGHLPGDHHFFITFLTGAPGVRLSQHLKAKYPEQMTIVVQHQFWDLKVSETAFEIGLSFSDTPEKLVIPFNAIRGFYDPSVNFELEFDVPAGEDEEAESAEITAYPLSEDDDAPEDRSSEKPEGGPKGGGASVVSLDSFRKKN; encoded by the coding sequence ATGGGCCAGGACCACATACGCTACGACATTCTGGCGCAGGACGCGCTTCGGGGCGTCATTCGCAAGGTGTTGGCCGAAGTCGCCGCCACGGGTCATCTGCCCGGCGACCACCATTTCTTCATCACCTTCCTGACCGGGGCACCCGGCGTACGCCTCTCGCAACATCTCAAGGCCAAGTATCCGGAGCAGATGACGATTGTCGTCCAGCATCAGTTCTGGGATCTGAAGGTCTCCGAGACCGCCTTCGAAATCGGCCTCTCCTTCTCCGACACGCCGGAGAAGCTGGTGATCCCCTTCAACGCGATTCGCGGCTTCTATGATCCCTCGGTCAATTTCGAGCTGGAGTTCGATGTTCCAGCCGGTGAGGATGAAGAGGCGGAATCGGCGGAAATCACAGCCTATCCGCTCAGCGAAGACGATGATGCCCCCGAGGACAGGAGTTCCGAAAAGCCGGAGGGCGGCCCGAAGGGCGGCGGCGCCTCCGTCGTCTCGCTCGATTCCTTCCGCAAGAAGAACTGA
- a CDS encoding dihydrofolate reductase yields the protein MTETRTGPKLVIVVAVATNGVIGREGDLPWRLSTDLKRFKALTIGKPVIMGRKTWASLGRPLPGRPNIVISRNPDFIAEGADVAPSLEAALEIARRHAAAIAADEICIIGGGEIYRQSIGMADVLHVTEVQADVEGDTRFPAIDLAVFEKVLEEDLPRGEKDSHAMHFVTWRRKDRPGR from the coding sequence ATGACTGAAACGAGGACCGGACCGAAGCTCGTCATCGTGGTCGCGGTTGCGACCAACGGCGTGATTGGCCGCGAAGGCGACCTGCCGTGGCGGCTTTCGACCGATCTCAAGCGCTTTAAGGCGCTGACGATCGGCAAACCGGTCATTATGGGGCGGAAAACCTGGGCTTCTCTCGGCCGGCCACTGCCCGGCCGGCCGAACATCGTCATCAGCCGCAACCCCGACTTCATCGCCGAAGGCGCCGACGTCGCGCCCTCGCTCGAGGCGGCGCTCGAGATCGCGCGGCGGCATGCGGCAGCAATCGCGGCAGACGAGATCTGCATCATCGGCGGCGGCGAAATCTACCGTCAGTCGATCGGCATGGCCGATGTACTCCACGTCACTGAAGTGCAGGCGGATGTGGAAGGCGACACCCGCTTTCCGGCCATCGATCTGGCCGTCTTCGAAAAGGTGCTGGAGGAGGACCTGCCGCGTGGCGAGAAGGACAGCCATGCGATGCATTTCGTGACCTGGCGGCGCAAAGACCGACCGGGCCGCTGA
- a CDS encoding alpha/beta hydrolase, with amino-acid sequence MLHLEGFDFDLTAKDSGEPPVVLLHGSGGRETDWTNFAQHIAPHSTCFSVRGPIAWEQGFTFFRRNPDRSLNHAEMATGSERLCVFLDGISRRYDFAQPPILAGYSNGAIIAAAVVCRRSEFTSGAILLRPQSPDPQTPFPNLEHYPVLILAGANDERRKKGDAQVLVDQFRVAQADVSYHELNAAHGWEQTGLDRSLSREWFTERFRRL; translated from the coding sequence ATGCTGCATTTGGAAGGCTTTGACTTCGACCTTACAGCAAAGGATTCCGGCGAGCCCCCGGTCGTCCTACTTCACGGTAGCGGCGGAAGGGAAACGGATTGGACGAATTTCGCGCAACATATCGCTCCCCATTCCACCTGCTTTTCTGTTCGTGGCCCGATCGCATGGGAACAAGGTTTCACTTTCTTTCGACGCAATCCCGATCGCAGCCTAAACCATGCCGAAATGGCAACCGGCAGTGAAAGGCTTTGCGTTTTCTTGGATGGGATATCGAGAAGGTATGACTTCGCCCAGCCTCCGATCCTCGCGGGCTACTCGAACGGCGCGATCATAGCCGCCGCCGTCGTTTGCCGTCGAAGCGAGTTCACGTCCGGCGCAATTCTGCTGCGACCGCAATCGCCCGATCCGCAGACACCATTTCCCAATCTCGAGCACTATCCCGTACTCATCCTGGCAGGTGCAAATGATGAACGGCGGAAGAAGGGCGACGCGCAGGTGCTCGTCGACCAGTTCAGGGTCGCCCAGGCCGACGTGAGCTACCATGAGCTGAATGCCGCACACGGATGGGAGCAAACAGGCTTGGACCGGTCCCTTTCGAGGGAATGGTTCACAGAACGGTTTCGCCGCCTCTGA
- a CDS encoding Do family serine endopeptidase produces MSKRPEIFRGIVLGAAMALLFSNTALAETATSLPPAGPPSVAELAEGLLDAVVNISISQNVKSDDDNAPMPQVPEGSPHQEFFDEFFRGQGEGGRPRTVNSLGSGFVIDPTGYIVTNNHVIQDADDIEINFSDGTKLKAKLVGTDTKTDLAVLKVEPKKPLKAVSFGDSRRIRIGDWVMVVGNPFGLGVSVSVGVVSARGRNINAGPYDSFIQTDAAINRGNSGGPLFNMKGEVIGINTAILSQTGMSVGIGFAVPTELAVNVVNQLKEFGETRRGWLGVRIQPVTDDIAESLKMEMPRGALVSGIIEGGPITKGEIKPGDVIIRFDGMDVAEIRDLMRAVGESPVGKAVDVVIIRDGTEQTVRVTLGRLEDGEHLAARQTEQPNGEGAKPGEPPAAQLPASDTVLGMKLAVLDADRRKSFGIAEAVKGVVVTEVQPNSPAAERRLEAGDVIVEVGQEAMTTPEDITARVEELKADGRRNALLMIASKTGELRFVTVRME; encoded by the coding sequence TTGTCAAAACGACCCGAAATCTTCCGCGGCATCGTGCTGGGTGCCGCGATGGCACTGCTCTTCTCCAACACCGCACTTGCGGAGACAGCGACATCGTTGCCGCCGGCCGGTCCACCGTCCGTCGCCGAACTCGCGGAAGGTCTCCTCGATGCTGTGGTCAACATATCGATCTCACAGAACGTCAAGAGCGACGACGACAATGCACCGATGCCGCAGGTGCCGGAGGGCTCGCCGCATCAGGAATTCTTCGACGAATTCTTCAGAGGGCAGGGCGAGGGTGGTCGTCCTCGCACGGTCAATTCGCTCGGCTCCGGTTTCGTGATCGATCCGACCGGCTACATCGTTACGAACAACCACGTCATCCAGGACGCGGACGACATCGAGATCAACTTCTCCGACGGCACGAAGCTCAAAGCAAAGCTTGTCGGTACCGATACGAAGACCGATCTCGCCGTCCTGAAGGTCGAGCCGAAGAAGCCGCTCAAGGCAGTTTCCTTCGGCGATTCGCGCAGGATCAGGATCGGCGACTGGGTGATGGTCGTCGGCAACCCCTTCGGCCTCGGCGTCTCCGTTTCCGTCGGCGTCGTTTCGGCCCGCGGCCGCAACATCAATGCCGGCCCTTATGACAGCTTCATCCAGACGGATGCCGCGATCAACCGCGGCAACTCGGGTGGACCGCTGTTCAACATGAAAGGCGAGGTCATCGGCATCAATACGGCGATCCTTTCGCAGACCGGCATGTCGGTCGGCATCGGCTTTGCCGTGCCGACGGAGCTCGCCGTCAACGTCGTCAATCAGCTCAAGGAATTCGGCGAAACGCGGCGCGGCTGGCTCGGCGTACGCATCCAGCCGGTTACGGACGATATCGCCGAGAGCCTCAAGATGGAGATGCCGCGCGGCGCCCTGGTTTCCGGTATCATCGAAGGCGGGCCGATCACGAAAGGCGAGATCAAGCCGGGCGACGTCATCATCCGCTTCGACGGAATGGATGTCGCGGAGATTCGTGATCTCATGCGCGCCGTCGGCGAAAGTCCGGTGGGCAAGGCGGTTGATGTCGTCATCATCCGCGACGGCACGGAGCAGACGGTTCGCGTGACGCTCGGCCGGCTCGAGGATGGCGAGCACCTTGCTGCCAGGCAGACCGAGCAGCCGAACGGCGAAGGCGCCAAGCCGGGCGAACCGCCGGCCGCACAATTACCCGCGAGCGATACCGTGCTCGGCATGAAACTCGCGGTCCTCGACGCCGACCGCCGCAAGAGCTTCGGCATTGCAGAGGCGGTCAAAGGCGTCGTCGTCACCGAAGTCCAGCCCAACTCGCCCGCTGCCGAACGTCGGCTCGAGGCCGGCGACGTCATCGTCGAAGTCGGCCAGGAGGCGATGACAACGCCGGAGGACATCACTGCGCGTGTCGAGGAACTGAAGGCCGACGGACGCCGCAACGCCCTCCTGATGATCGCCAGCAAGACCGGCGAGCTGCGCTTCGTGACGGTGCGGATGGAGTAG